In Synechococcus sp. CB0101, a genomic segment contains:
- a CDS encoding DUF4090 family protein: MAIAGPGGVDDAIAAGLDLDGTPIPTEMLSLYNEVMDLESQRARSGVKKSMRNRIVKTGSKHFDQQTLDARLKAAGWEGLKDKEIAFFYGA, from the coding sequence ATGGCCATTGCCGGACCCGGCGGCGTTGATGACGCGATCGCTGCAGGCCTCGATCTCGATGGCACCCCCATCCCCACCGAGATGCTCAGCCTCTACAACGAGGTGATGGACCTGGAAAGCCAGCGCGCCCGCAGCGGCGTGAAGAAGTCGATGCGCAATCGCATCGTGAAGACCGGCTCCAAGCATTTCGACCAGCAAACCCTCGATGCGCGCCTCAAGGCCGCCGGCTGGGAAGGTTTGAAGGACAAGGAAATCGCCTTTTTCTACGGCGCCTGA
- the metH gene encoding methionine synthase: MLATQRIGFLERLHSPDHPVLVFDGATGTSLQQMNLTAEDFGGAALEGCNENLVFTRPDAVQDVHRQFLEVGCDVIETDTFGAASTVLAEYDLQDQAFAINKRAAELAREMADAYSTPDKPRFVAGSMGPTTKLPTLGHIGFDELRDAFAEQAEGLIAGDVDLFIVETCQDVLQIKAALQGIEQAFSKTGQRRPLMVSVTMETTGTMLVGSDIAAVVAILEPFPIDVLGLNCATGPEQMKEHVRYLSEHSPFVVSCIPNAGLPENIGGVAHYRLTPVEMKMQLMHFVEDLGVQVIGGCCGTTPAHIGALAELAAELKPAARQVRTPELRASKQDPRPALAYEPSASSIYGTTPYLQDNSFLIIGERLNASGSKKVRELLAEEDWDGLVAVARGQVKENAHVLDVNVDYVGRDGERDMRELVSRLVTNVNLPLMLDSTEWQKMESGLKVAGGKCILNSTNYEDGDERFFKVLELARDYGAAVVVGTIDEEGMARTAERKFAIAQRAYRDALEFGIPAHEIFYDPLALPISTGIEEDRENGLATVEAIRMIRQNLPGVHVVLGVSNVSFGLSPAARIVLNSVFLHDCCEAGMDAAIVSPAKILPLVKISEEHQQVCRDLINDNRRFDNGVCIYDPLTELTKLFEGVSAKEARASGPQLSDLPIEERLKQHIIDGERIGLEDALKIALDTYKPLEIINTFLLDGMKVVGELFGSGQMQLPFVLQSAETMKSAVAFLEPLMDKVEGESSAKAKFLIATVKGDVHDIGKNLVDIILTNNGYEVINLGIKQPVEAIIEAQRTHHADCIAMSGLLVKSTAFMKDNLAAFNEAGIDVPVILGGAALTPRFVNKDCREVYRGQVIYGRDAFADLRFMDAYVAAKQADQWENQQGFLAGAPEGLGLEAASDAKAGDKPAGTGAEAAPDSEASSATASAPATPNDHRSDAVPEEPALTPPFWGSRVLTEADIPLEAVFAYLDRNALFAGQWQLRKAQGQSRDDYEAMLAEKAEPVLQQWMARCLEDQLLTPRVAYGYFPCGREGNSVVVFDPEQRSRELGRFALPRQRAGNRYCIADFYTDLAGGEPTDVLPMQAVTMGEKATAFAQELFKGDQYSDYLYFHGLGVQMAEALAEWTHARIRSELGFTDPEGMPLRDVLAQRYRGSRYSFGYPACPNVADSRQQLAWLGSERIGLSMDESDQLEPEQSTTALVALHSQARYFSA, from the coding sequence ATGCTGGCCACCCAACGGATCGGTTTCCTCGAACGCCTCCACAGCCCCGACCACCCGGTGCTTGTGTTCGACGGTGCCACGGGCACCTCGCTGCAACAGATGAATCTCACCGCCGAGGATTTCGGCGGCGCGGCCCTGGAGGGCTGCAACGAGAACCTGGTGTTTACCCGCCCGGATGCGGTGCAGGACGTGCACCGTCAGTTCCTCGAGGTGGGCTGCGATGTGATCGAAACCGACACGTTTGGAGCCGCTTCAACGGTGTTGGCGGAATACGACCTGCAGGACCAGGCCTTCGCCATCAACAAGCGCGCCGCGGAACTGGCCCGGGAAATGGCCGACGCTTACAGCACCCCCGACAAACCCCGCTTTGTGGCCGGCTCGATGGGGCCCACCACCAAGCTGCCCACCTTGGGGCACATCGGCTTCGATGAGCTTCGCGATGCCTTCGCTGAGCAGGCCGAGGGCCTGATCGCCGGCGATGTGGATCTGTTTATCGTCGAAACCTGCCAAGACGTGCTGCAGATCAAGGCAGCCCTGCAGGGGATCGAGCAGGCCTTCAGCAAAACCGGCCAACGGCGGCCGCTGATGGTGAGCGTGACGATGGAAACCACCGGCACGATGCTGGTGGGCTCGGATATTGCCGCTGTGGTGGCAATTCTCGAGCCGTTCCCGATTGACGTGCTTGGTCTGAACTGCGCCACGGGCCCGGAGCAGATGAAGGAGCACGTGCGCTACCTCAGCGAACACAGCCCCTTCGTGGTCAGCTGCATCCCCAACGCAGGCCTACCGGAGAACATCGGCGGTGTGGCCCACTACCGGTTGACGCCGGTTGAGATGAAGATGCAGCTGATGCACTTCGTCGAGGACCTCGGCGTGCAGGTGATCGGCGGCTGCTGCGGCACCACACCCGCCCACATCGGTGCGTTGGCGGAACTGGCGGCAGAACTCAAGCCCGCAGCGCGCCAGGTGCGCACACCTGAGCTGCGTGCGAGCAAGCAGGATCCCCGCCCGGCCCTGGCCTATGAGCCCAGCGCCAGCTCGATCTATGGCACCACGCCCTATCTGCAGGACAACTCGTTTCTGATCATTGGTGAGCGGCTGAATGCCAGCGGCTCCAAGAAGGTGCGCGAGCTGCTGGCCGAAGAAGACTGGGATGGCCTGGTAGCCGTGGCCCGGGGCCAGGTGAAGGAGAACGCCCACGTGCTCGATGTGAACGTCGACTATGTGGGTCGCGATGGCGAGCGCGACATGCGCGAGTTGGTGAGTCGTTTGGTCACCAACGTGAACCTGCCGCTGATGCTCGATTCCACCGAGTGGCAAAAGATGGAATCCGGCCTGAAAGTGGCCGGCGGCAAGTGCATCCTCAACTCCACCAACTACGAAGACGGCGATGAGCGCTTCTTCAAGGTGCTGGAGCTGGCCCGTGATTACGGCGCCGCTGTGGTGGTGGGCACGATCGACGAAGAGGGCATGGCCCGCACGGCGGAGCGCAAATTCGCCATTGCCCAGCGCGCCTACCGCGATGCCCTGGAATTCGGCATCCCGGCCCATGAGATCTTCTACGACCCCCTAGCGCTGCCGATCTCAACCGGCATCGAGGAAGACCGGGAGAACGGCCTGGCCACGGTGGAGGCGATCCGGATGATCCGCCAGAACCTGCCCGGCGTCCACGTGGTGCTTGGCGTGAGCAACGTGAGCTTCGGCCTGTCGCCGGCGGCACGGATCGTGCTCAATTCCGTGTTCCTGCACGACTGCTGCGAAGCCGGCATGGATGCGGCGATCGTGAGCCCGGCCAAGATCCTGCCGCTGGTGAAGATCAGCGAGGAACACCAGCAGGTGTGCCGTGACCTGATCAACGACAACCGCCGTTTCGATAACGGCGTGTGCATCTACGACCCGCTCACAGAGCTCACCAAGCTGTTTGAGGGGGTGAGTGCAAAGGAGGCCCGCGCCTCAGGGCCTCAGCTGAGCGATCTGCCGATCGAGGAGCGGCTCAAGCAGCACATCATTGATGGCGAGCGGATCGGCCTGGAAGACGCCCTCAAGATCGCGCTCGACACCTACAAGCCACTGGAGATCATCAACACCTTCCTGCTGGATGGCATGAAGGTGGTGGGCGAGCTGTTTGGCTCCGGTCAGATGCAGCTGCCCTTCGTGCTCCAGAGCGCCGAAACGATGAAGTCGGCCGTGGCTTTCCTCGAGCCGTTGATGGACAAGGTGGAAGGCGAAAGCTCCGCCAAGGCCAAGTTCCTGATCGCCACGGTGAAGGGCGATGTGCACGACATCGGCAAAAACCTGGTCGACATCATCCTCACCAACAACGGCTACGAGGTGATCAACCTCGGCATCAAGCAGCCGGTGGAGGCGATCATCGAGGCCCAGCGCACCCATCACGCCGACTGCATCGCCATGAGCGGGCTGCTGGTGAAGTCGACCGCTTTCATGAAGGACAACCTTGCCGCCTTCAACGAGGCCGGGATCGATGTACCGGTGATCCTCGGCGGCGCCGCGCTCACCCCGCGCTTCGTGAACAAGGACTGCCGCGAGGTGTACCGCGGTCAGGTGATCTACGGCCGCGATGCCTTTGCCGACCTGCGCTTCATGGATGCCTACGTGGCCGCGAAGCAGGCGGATCAGTGGGAAAACCAGCAGGGCTTCCTCGCCGGTGCTCCCGAGGGCCTCGGACTCGAGGCCGCTTCGGACGCCAAGGCTGGTGATAAACCGGCCGGAACGGGAGCCGAAGCGGCTCCCGACAGCGAAGCGAGCTCCGCAACAGCCAGCGCTCCGGCCACACCCAACGATCACCGCTCGGATGCGGTGCCGGAAGAACCGGCGCTCACCCCACCCTTCTGGGGCAGCCGAGTGCTCACGGAGGCCGACATCCCCTTGGAGGCGGTGTTCGCCTATCTCGATCGCAATGCCCTCTTTGCCGGCCAATGGCAATTGCGCAAGGCGCAGGGGCAATCCCGCGACGACTACGAAGCGATGCTGGCCGAGAAGGCCGAGCCGGTGCTGCAGCAGTGGATGGCGCGCTGCCTTGAGGACCAGCTACTCACCCCGCGCGTGGCCTATGGCTACTTCCCCTGTGGCCGCGAGGGCAACAGCGTGGTGGTGTTTGATCCCGAGCAGCGCTCGCGGGAGCTTGGCCGCTTCGCCCTGCCCCGCCAACGCGCTGGCAACCGCTACTGCATCGCTGACTTCTACACCGATCTCGCTGGCGGTGAACCCACTGACGTGCTGCCGATGCAGGCCGTCACCATGGGTGAGAAGGCCACGGCCTTTGCCCAGGAGCTGTTCAAGGGCGATCAGTACAGCGATTACCTCTACTTCCATGGCCTGGGTGTGCAGATGGCCGAGGCCCTTGCGGAATGGACCCACGCACGCATTCGCTCCGAACTCGGCTTCACCGACCCCGAAGGCATGCCCCTGCGCGACGTGTTGGCGCAGCGTTACCGCGGCAGCCGTTATTCCTTCGGCTACCCGGCCTGCCCCAACGTGGCTGATTCACGCCAGCAGCTCGCCTGGCTGGGGAGTGAGCGCATCGGCTTGTCGATGGATGAAAGCGATCAGCTGGAGCCGGAACAGAGCACCACGGCCCTGGTGGCCCTGCACAGCCAGGCCCGCTACTTCTCGGCCTGA